From a region of the Agrobacterium tumefaciens genome:
- a CDS encoding Rha family transcriptional regulator encodes MTEEIRLPILSVKDGNVVANSRDVADYFEKAHRRVLQDIRELECSVDFHEHNFVPFKINDLTGVSTSHYEMTKDGFTFLAMGFTGSKAARFKEAYIAQFNAMEAELRERDEEPQIVPYTPETEARLLVGQAQRTFGPKAAQQLWGHLGLPVVPAMLMPESQSQMTFTFGATITANQNLPRAA; translated from the coding sequence ATGACTGAGGAAATCAGACTGCCCATCCTGTCCGTAAAGGATGGAAATGTCGTTGCAAACAGCCGCGATGTCGCGGATTATTTTGAGAAGGCGCATAGGCGCGTGCTACAGGATATCAGAGAGCTTGAATGTAGCGTAGATTTCCATGAGCACAATTTCGTGCCGTTTAAAATCAATGACTTAACTGGCGTGTCCACATCTCACTATGAGATGACAAAGGACGGGTTCACCTTCCTTGCCATGGGTTTCACCGGTTCAAAGGCGGCTCGTTTCAAGGAAGCCTACATCGCGCAGTTCAATGCGATGGAAGCGGAGCTTAGGGAGCGAGACGAAGAGCCGCAGATCGTGCCGTATACGCCAGAGACAGAGGCTCGTCTTCTGGTTGGCCAGGCGCAAAGGACGTTCGGCCCGAAAGCGGCGCAGCAGCTTTGGGGGCACTTGGGATTGCCGGTCGTTCCAGCAATGCTGATGCCGGAAAGTCAGTCGCAGATGACTTTCACATTCGGAGCGACGATTACCGCGAACCAAAACTTGCCCCGCGCAGCATGA
- a CDS encoding phage gp6-like head-tail connector protein — MAIVDLETVKRHLRVFHSDEDIEIGLYRDAAESIIAEHLDREVVPADETPSADDGIAASPAIVSAILLVTGDLYEVREPDPESKGDAVLPRAVRMLLAPWRVWRTLDGEDVATIP; from the coding sequence ATGGCGATCGTCGATCTCGAAACGGTCAAGCGCCACTTGAGAGTCTTTCATAGCGATGAAGACATTGAGATCGGCCTTTACCGTGATGCTGCAGAAAGCATCATCGCAGAACACCTCGATAGAGAGGTTGTGCCGGCAGACGAGACGCCATCGGCAGACGATGGAATTGCGGCTAGCCCTGCCATCGTATCGGCAATCCTGCTTGTAACAGGCGACCTGTACGAGGTTCGTGAGCCTGACCCAGAATCCAAGGGCGATGCTGTGTTACCGCGCGCCGTGCGGATGCTTTTGGCACCATGGCGCGTGTGGCGCACATTGGACGGTGAAGATGTGGCTACGATTCCATAA
- a CDS encoding GNAT family N-acetyltransferase, translating to MDIRFADATDRDRVVVLLRESHEAAGFSFPFLAAYADRLFQQHLASDKACVLVAGKPAQGVLMATALDHPFGAGRIAMETVWYVTPQARGRGAIKMLDAYEEWAKSAGCVSAWMASLAANDVSSLYGRRGYSAVETHFMKSL from the coding sequence ATGGACATCCGCTTTGCCGACGCCACCGATCGCGATCGCGTGGTGGTGCTGCTTCGTGAAAGTCACGAGGCCGCAGGCTTCTCCTTTCCGTTTCTGGCCGCATACGCCGATCGATTGTTTCAGCAGCATCTGGCGTCTGACAAGGCTTGCGTTCTAGTGGCGGGCAAGCCAGCGCAGGGAGTGCTGATGGCGACGGCTCTTGATCACCCATTTGGCGCTGGTCGGATTGCCATGGAAACGGTCTGGTACGTGACGCCTCAAGCTCGTGGACGCGGCGCCATCAAGATGCTGGATGCCTACGAGGAATGGGCGAAGTCAGCCGGATGCGTGTCTGCCTGGATGGCGTCTCTCGCCGCCAATGACGTTTCCAGCCTCTACGGACGGCGCGGCTACAGCGCTGTCGAAACTCACTTCATGAAGTCTCTCTAG
- a CDS encoding head-tail adaptor protein, with protein sequence MPKRKRAGAGSLSERIGFEAEVEGDDGYGGVIIGFAEQFVEPARLEPRVGSEPVIASRLQGIQPFTMTIRSNERTRTITPAWRARNKRTGATYAIKSAVNIDERNQWIELLVVEGEAG encoded by the coding sequence ATGCCAAAACGCAAAAGGGCGGGCGCAGGCTCGCTGAGTGAGCGCATCGGCTTTGAGGCCGAGGTTGAGGGCGATGATGGGTATGGTGGGGTGATTATCGGCTTCGCGGAGCAATTCGTCGAGCCAGCTCGCCTTGAGCCGCGTGTTGGGTCTGAGCCTGTAATTGCTTCGCGTTTACAGGGAATCCAGCCTTTCACCATGACCATCCGCAGCAACGAACGCACGCGTACCATCACGCCAGCGTGGCGGGCGCGTAACAAGCGTACCGGTGCAACCTACGCCATCAAGTCTGCGGTCAACATCGATGAGCGAAACCAGTGGATTGAGTTGCTTGTGGTAGAGGGGGAGGCGGGGTGA
- a CDS encoding dehydrogenase: MKLSKILMLAVLPLALAACSVSTKFVSPVKPPVIAAPDSALMKLCALPANIGNEPLTQEQVEDLWIPDRVALLDCYRRHLALRNYIIDRDDALRSGGQDPQQKEGKP; the protein is encoded by the coding sequence TTGAAGCTCAGCAAGATCCTGATGCTGGCCGTACTGCCCTTGGCTCTGGCAGCGTGCAGCGTATCAACAAAATTCGTTAGCCCGGTCAAGCCGCCTGTCATTGCGGCTCCGGATAGCGCGCTGATGAAGCTGTGCGCACTGCCGGCCAACATCGGCAACGAGCCTCTCACGCAAGAGCAAGTCGAAGACCTCTGGATTCCCGACAGGGTGGCGCTGCTTGATTGCTATCGGCGCCATTTGGCTCTGCGCAACTACATCATTGATCGGGATGACGCGCTTCGCTCTGGTGGACAGGACCCGCAGCAGAAGGAAGGTAAGCCATGA
- a CDS encoding HK97 gp10 family phage protein, protein MKVLGLEKLNRKLKKLPAAAEKRIKEAMEVGANEIVALMKSLVAVDSGELRDSIGWTWGDAPKFSQKIATVKSADGKLVITIYAGNSKVRYAHLVEFSTRAHQNAGQFAGTQHPGTSAQPFFFVSYRALRRRTKSRITRAITKSAKEVAANG, encoded by the coding sequence GTGAAAGTTCTCGGCCTTGAAAAGCTAAACCGCAAGCTGAAAAAGCTTCCTGCTGCGGCTGAAAAACGCATCAAGGAAGCGATGGAAGTTGGCGCCAACGAGATCGTGGCGCTGATGAAGTCACTGGTGGCGGTAGATAGCGGCGAGCTTCGTGATTCAATCGGATGGACCTGGGGCGACGCTCCAAAATTCAGCCAGAAGATCGCGACGGTGAAATCTGCCGACGGCAAGCTGGTTATCACAATCTATGCCGGCAACAGCAAGGTGCGTTACGCTCACTTGGTCGAGTTTTCGACAAGAGCTCACCAGAATGCGGGCCAGTTCGCTGGAACGCAGCATCCTGGCACGTCCGCACAGCCATTCTTTTTCGTCTCGTATCGCGCTCTACGCCGACGCACCAAGTCTCGCATTACGCGCGCTATAACAAAATCAGCGAAAGAGGTGGCAGCGAATGGCTGA
- a CDS encoding lysozyme: MPINKIVATKRGKSAVAAAVALAIATGWATLFGGSAPDTPAEIRAAIARGYTPPAVQLAIDKLIKPWEGIHLVAYRDIVGVPTICWGETEGVKIGMRKTLAECDAMLRKRVIEDYYLPLVDKGRGFIKAPDSVQASMISGAYNFGVGSTNPRRGQLGSTAMFIHIPNGEYRRACEAQTAWNKAGGRVVRGLVNRREMGDAQRAGEAEVCVSGLQGGAK, from the coding sequence ATGCCGATCAATAAAATCGTCGCCACGAAACGCGGTAAGTCAGCCGTGGCGGCTGCGGTGGCGCTTGCCATTGCGACCGGCTGGGCGACACTGTTTGGTGGCTCAGCGCCGGACACGCCAGCAGAGATTCGCGCGGCCATCGCGCGCGGATATACGCCTCCTGCCGTGCAGCTTGCAATCGACAAGCTCATCAAGCCATGGGAGGGCATTCACCTCGTTGCCTATCGCGACATCGTCGGCGTTCCGACGATCTGTTGGGGTGAGACGGAAGGCGTCAAAATTGGCATGCGCAAGACACTCGCCGAGTGCGATGCGATGCTCAGAAAGCGCGTCATCGAGGATTATTACCTGCCGCTAGTCGACAAGGGGCGCGGTTTCATCAAGGCTCCGGACAGCGTGCAGGCGTCGATGATTTCTGGCGCCTATAACTTCGGTGTCGGCTCCACCAATCCCCGTCGCGGCCAGCTTGGCTCGACGGCAATGTTTATCCACATCCCGAATGGTGAATACCGCAGGGCCTGCGAAGCGCAGACAGCGTGGAACAAGGCAGGTGGTCGCGTTGTGCGTGGTTTGGTGAATCGCCGCGAGATGGGCGACGCACAGCGCGCCGGTGAGGCGGAGGTCTGCGTGTCTGGCCTACAGGGAGGCGCCAAGTGA
- a CDS encoding gene transfer agent family protein yields MRDARIELTIWDGDYEFRLGWGEIAQLQEKCDAGPLVVLHRLEHKLWRSEDIEATLRLGLIGAGRKPEEATKLIKEHVKTRPVGEYALAAHAVLTVAVYGAPDEPVGEGDAASQIEHSLTTSLTVS; encoded by the coding sequence ATGCGGGATGCTCGTATCGAATTGACCATCTGGGACGGAGACTACGAATTCCGTCTCGGGTGGGGAGAGATCGCACAGCTTCAGGAAAAATGCGATGCGGGCCCGCTCGTCGTATTGCATCGTCTTGAACACAAGTTGTGGCGATCGGAAGATATTGAAGCCACTCTCCGACTTGGGCTTATTGGCGCTGGCCGCAAGCCCGAAGAGGCGACGAAGCTTATCAAAGAACACGTCAAAACAAGGCCAGTGGGCGAGTATGCCTTGGCGGCACATGCAGTTCTGACGGTTGCGGTGTACGGCGCTCCGGATGAGCCTGTGGGGGAGGGCGACGCAGCAAGTCAAATCGAACACAGCTTGACGACCTCCCTAACGGTAAGCTGA
- a CDS encoding tape measure protein yields MAQDLERLVVQLSADIKKYENAMAKAMGTTQKRANEIERRFLSMNAKVEKSFAGMGNRISSSLDVALKSTVALAGTALSVQEISQYADAWTEAGNKINAAATSAGVQARSLNELKDGANEARTAFGDYVDLYARLIRSASGVAKSEQEIATATSIVSKAFKAGGASAQEQAAGILQLGQALGSGVLQGDELRSLRENAPILAQAIANEFKTTIAGLKQLGAEGKLTSDRVFAAIINAQKPIEAQFKATNSTIRDAVTRINNEFTAYIGNADASAGATGKLVEALNYLADNFKEVGDVVLQFITIITGALVGRALVGVVAGLGSAVAALGAFITAVRTGALVAGGLAAALGPIGLIAGGAAAAMYLLVDGANATDTAITNANSAIASNATALDQAKSSSRGYTSALRDQIQMQYTAARAAFELAYADSLAARARADNFRAMTKALTGYELSFDPFDYAARTSDANATAIGKAALKIGEQLKLVNDQMDEQPSGFGNGIGTAPAEKSKVPKKTADDRFREDIQAIKDRTAALIQEQATVSLSYQEQEKRRLSLDLEQRALADLREEARKKGQTDLESIQLSGQQKKTIDEVSAAYAKQADALRQVEEAQERAESSAQEFYDAARTGFADVITGAQSLSDALSGLLSKLADLVLNSAFDSLMGGSKATSSGGWLTKLFSGFADGGYTGDGGKYQPAGVVHKGEYVFDKAAVKAAGGPAALEAMRRNLKGYANGGAVGVAVPSVPSLRSMSAQTAGVVVHFNPVVDNRGASVEAVVRQEKALAKIQAELPYRVEEAVRSANKRNVKLR; encoded by the coding sequence ATGGCACAAGACTTAGAGCGTCTTGTTGTTCAGCTGTCGGCTGACATCAAGAAGTACGAAAATGCCATGGCTAAGGCGATGGGAACTACCCAGAAGCGCGCGAATGAAATCGAACGTCGGTTTCTTTCGATGAATGCTAAGGTGGAGAAATCCTTCGCAGGGATGGGCAATCGCATATCGTCTTCCCTTGATGTGGCGCTAAAGTCGACTGTAGCTTTGGCTGGCACAGCGCTCAGCGTTCAGGAAATCTCGCAATATGCCGACGCCTGGACGGAGGCGGGGAATAAAATTAACGCCGCAGCGACGTCTGCTGGTGTGCAGGCTAGGTCGCTCAATGAACTCAAGGACGGAGCGAACGAAGCCCGCACCGCATTTGGCGACTATGTTGACCTGTATGCGCGACTGATACGGTCTGCATCTGGGGTGGCAAAGTCCGAGCAGGAAATCGCAACGGCAACCTCCATTGTGTCTAAAGCCTTCAAGGCTGGTGGCGCATCTGCGCAAGAACAGGCGGCTGGCATTTTGCAGTTGGGTCAGGCTCTTGGTTCCGGTGTTCTACAGGGCGACGAACTTCGCTCTCTCCGCGAGAATGCACCGATACTGGCGCAGGCTATCGCAAACGAATTCAAGACTACCATCGCGGGCCTCAAGCAACTCGGCGCCGAAGGAAAATTGACGTCTGATCGCGTTTTCGCGGCGATTATCAATGCTCAAAAGCCGATCGAGGCTCAGTTTAAGGCAACTAACTCGACCATCCGAGACGCTGTAACACGCATTAATAACGAGTTCACCGCGTACATCGGAAATGCCGATGCATCTGCTGGTGCCACCGGCAAACTTGTCGAGGCACTGAATTATCTCGCAGACAACTTCAAAGAGGTTGGTGATGTCGTGCTGCAATTTATCACGATCATCACTGGCGCACTGGTTGGTCGCGCACTTGTGGGCGTGGTCGCAGGGCTTGGAAGTGCGGTGGCGGCTCTGGGAGCTTTCATTACTGCAGTTCGAACGGGGGCGCTTGTGGCTGGCGGACTTGCCGCCGCGCTCGGCCCCATCGGCTTGATCGCTGGTGGTGCAGCGGCCGCGATGTACCTCTTGGTAGATGGCGCTAACGCGACAGATACGGCCATCACGAACGCCAACTCTGCGATTGCGAGTAACGCTACAGCTTTAGACCAAGCGAAATCATCATCTCGTGGCTATACATCGGCGTTGCGCGATCAAATCCAAATGCAATACACGGCCGCACGCGCTGCATTTGAGTTAGCGTATGCGGACTCTCTGGCGGCACGAGCACGCGCCGACAACTTCAGGGCAATGACTAAGGCTCTTACCGGATACGAGCTGAGTTTCGACCCGTTTGACTATGCAGCACGAACGTCCGACGCCAATGCTACAGCAATCGGCAAAGCCGCTCTAAAGATCGGGGAACAACTAAAACTGGTTAACGACCAGATGGATGAGCAACCCTCTGGTTTCGGTAATGGCATCGGCACCGCTCCCGCCGAAAAGTCCAAGGTTCCCAAAAAGACCGCGGACGACCGCTTCCGCGAGGACATTCAGGCTATTAAGGACAGAACTGCCGCCCTAATCCAAGAGCAGGCTACGGTCAGCCTTTCCTACCAGGAGCAAGAAAAGCGTCGTCTGTCTCTCGATCTTGAGCAGCGCGCACTGGCTGACCTTCGAGAGGAGGCCAGAAAGAAAGGCCAGACAGACCTAGAGAGCATTCAGCTATCAGGCCAGCAGAAGAAAACGATCGATGAAGTTTCCGCGGCCTACGCAAAACAGGCTGATGCCCTCAGGCAGGTCGAAGAAGCCCAAGAACGCGCCGAAAGTTCAGCACAGGAGTTCTATGACGCCGCGAGAACTGGCTTCGCAGATGTGATTACTGGAGCTCAGAGCTTGAGTGATGCTCTATCTGGGTTGTTGAGCAAGCTGGCTGATCTCGTTTTGAATAGCGCGTTTGATTCACTTATGGGTGGCTCAAAAGCTACGAGCAGCGGAGGCTGGCTGACCAAGCTGTTTTCTGGGTTCGCAGACGGCGGATACACCGGCGACGGTGGCAAGTACCAGCCAGCCGGCGTCGTCCACAAAGGCGAATACGTCTTCGACAAGGCTGCGGTAAAAGCTGCAGGCGGTCCTGCCGCACTGGAAGCAATGCGCCGCAATCTAAAAGGCTACGCCAACGGCGGCGCAGTAGGCGTAGCTGTGCCTAGCGTGCCAAGCTTGCGGTCGATGTCCGCACAAACGGCTGGTGTCGTGGTGCACTTCAATCCTGTCGTCGACAACCGCGGTGCATCCGTCGAGGCTGTTGTCAGGCAGGAAAAGGCGCTCGCAAAAATTCAGGCCGAACTTCCTTACAGAGTGGAGGAGGCGGTGCGCTCGGCGAATAAGCGAAACGTGAAGTTGAGGTAA
- a CDS encoding phage major capsid protein, whose amino-acid sequence MADNQLADKIGELGTSLASIKEQVQNLGSDLTEKVRAGADVSAELKEKTDKALSELGDVTTRLGDLEKRAARENEIGENEQKSLGDLVIESADYKAGMLTGASRGSIKVKADRAAITSANTTVGAGRSQGTSLVPGARVPGIFGLPERQLTIRDLVLPGQTSSSSIEYVKETGYTNNAAPVAETTAKPYSDLTFDMTSAPVRTIAHLFKASRQILDDAPALRSYIDGRARYGLRFAEENQLLNGSGTGQNIHGLVPQATAFNPAFTAADETGIDRLRLAVLQVVLAEYPATAFVLNPIDWAKIELTKDAGGNYIIGNPQGSLTPTLWNLPVVSTQAMAAGEFLTGAFSFAAQIFDRMDIEVLLSSENVDDFEKNMFTIRAEERLAFAVYRPESFVTGDVEGA is encoded by the coding sequence ATGGCTGACAATCAACTTGCCGATAAGATCGGCGAGCTCGGTACTTCGCTTGCGTCCATCAAGGAGCAGGTACAGAATCTCGGTTCCGACCTCACTGAAAAGGTTCGCGCAGGCGCAGACGTCTCCGCTGAGCTGAAGGAAAAGACCGACAAGGCACTGTCCGAACTGGGCGACGTTACGACCCGCCTTGGCGATCTGGAAAAGCGTGCTGCGCGTGAAAACGAGATCGGCGAAAACGAACAGAAGTCGCTCGGCGACCTCGTGATCGAATCCGCTGACTACAAGGCCGGCATGTTGACGGGCGCGTCTCGCGGCTCGATCAAAGTCAAGGCAGACCGCGCCGCAATTACCTCTGCCAACACCACTGTCGGTGCTGGTCGCTCTCAGGGCACCTCTCTGGTTCCTGGCGCACGCGTTCCCGGCATCTTCGGCCTGCCTGAGCGCCAGCTGACGATCCGTGACCTCGTTCTGCCTGGTCAGACCTCTTCGAGCTCGATCGAGTACGTCAAGGAGACGGGCTACACGAACAATGCTGCGCCGGTCGCTGAAACGACTGCCAAGCCTTATTCGGATCTGACGTTCGACATGACGTCCGCTCCGGTTCGCACGATCGCGCACCTCTTCAAGGCCTCTCGTCAGATCCTGGACGACGCACCTGCGCTTCGCTCCTATATCGACGGCCGCGCTCGTTACGGTCTGCGCTTTGCCGAAGAAAATCAGCTCCTGAATGGCTCTGGCACCGGTCAGAACATCCACGGCTTGGTTCCGCAGGCAACCGCATTCAACCCGGCATTCACCGCTGCTGACGAAACTGGTATCGACCGCCTTCGCCTCGCAGTTCTGCAGGTGGTTCTTGCTGAGTACCCAGCGACTGCATTCGTTCTGAACCCGATCGACTGGGCGAAGATTGAGCTGACCAAGGACGCTGGCGGCAACTACATCATCGGCAATCCGCAGGGCTCGCTCACTCCGACGCTCTGGAATCTGCCGGTCGTGTCGACCCAGGCTATGGCGGCAGGTGAGTTCCTCACTGGCGCGTTCAGCTTCGCGGCTCAGATTTTCGACCGCATGGATATCGAGGTTCTGCTTTCCAGCGAGAACGTCGATGACTTCGAGAAGAACATGTTCACCATCCGCGCTGAAGAGCGCCTGGCGTTCGCAGTCTATCGCCCTGAGTCCTTCGTGACCGGCGACGTCGAAGGCGCCTAA
- a CDS encoding DUF1983 domain-containing protein, with protein MALFTSAGIAAALGTTAGLFTAVAAAVLNITVGVGVSLLAKSLAGEPKDPTFSINGTLQGGGDISRSFIFGQTATAGSLVFVNTWGQDGDTPNAYLTQVIALSDMPIRGLVEVWVNGERVTLGASSDRGRAVNEYADSLWVKFYDGTQTTADSFLFTSVSNGNRWWNPDRIGRGVAYAIVTARVSKNMFSGVPSFKFVLDGMRLYDPSRDSTVGGVGGHRYADPATWGGDGDFLPAVQIYNLLRGIYYNGQWVYGLQNLSSARVPPAAWITQIEKHRAGIQESTGWVNTYRSGGEIQVEAPLTSAVEALLTACQGKISEVGGVYYLHSGAPDAPVIAFTDDDILSTEEQEFTPFLGLADTINGVSANYPSPVDGWVAKTAPPLYRTDLEALDGNRRLMADVDLNFVPYAEQVQRLMRSALEEARRFRRHTIVLPPRFWAYATPGTVFSWTSERNGYVAKLMRIDGVADRANLDVMIDITEVDPADYDWDTDADFQPPVDGQLGVIRPTPQAIVDWFAEPATIKDAAGDDRRPAIRLTWDNTDGRLDDVIGIEYEIRLQASLEKVTEGRTDQPQVGSMLISQSLLPNQSYVVRGRYIPGGDRPVLWSGFIPVITPNVLLSDKDVFVDVDIEGIEDALGWLRNSTRTAQDAIDGLIAAQMEMATVAYKDTRNLARELSVELGEARAEYREEIQLAVSETMAVAGKVETLTAALGGSSAFVNVAWAAVAAPTGYAARYGITAAVDDGAYRAASLLLDVPANPASPTRVIVQAGQFVVASDDGSTIKQPFTVTGGVLYANDIRANSLSAFSSVLGNVDISNAYIGTLTVGTSNIDPGAVSVAVSAASGTLVVNHGLGAPNILVVWKTRGTMSTTVNPPGLATAAMTISESGNVIDTMHSSSVQSGATAYVTSSVNFVPPSGRTQTTFTIGSGSGPSGNLQSGSLVSQITALVFKR; from the coding sequence ATGGCTCTTTTCACGTCCGCGGGCATTGCTGCGGCGCTTGGTACCACCGCTGGGCTTTTCACAGCGGTGGCCGCAGCCGTGCTCAATATCACAGTTGGAGTGGGCGTAAGCCTCCTAGCCAAGTCTCTCGCAGGAGAACCCAAAGACCCAACGTTCTCAATCAACGGCACGTTGCAAGGCGGCGGCGATATCTCGCGGTCGTTCATCTTCGGACAGACAGCGACCGCAGGCTCTCTCGTATTCGTTAATACATGGGGTCAGGACGGCGATACGCCGAACGCCTATTTGACGCAGGTTATTGCCCTATCGGACATGCCCATTCGTGGCCTCGTTGAGGTCTGGGTGAACGGCGAGCGCGTGACGCTCGGCGCATCGTCGGATCGTGGCCGAGCTGTCAACGAATACGCTGATAGCCTTTGGGTCAAGTTCTATGACGGCACGCAGACAACGGCCGACAGCTTCCTGTTTACGTCGGTCTCTAACGGCAACAGATGGTGGAATCCCGATCGCATCGGCAGGGGCGTTGCATACGCCATTGTCACTGCTCGCGTGTCCAAGAATATGTTCTCCGGCGTGCCGTCCTTCAAGTTCGTGCTTGATGGCATGCGCCTCTACGACCCATCGCGCGACAGCACTGTCGGCGGGGTAGGTGGCCATAGGTATGCCGATCCTGCGACGTGGGGCGGTGACGGCGACTTCCTGCCAGCAGTTCAGATCTACAACCTGCTGCGCGGCATCTACTACAATGGTCAGTGGGTCTATGGACTGCAGAACCTTTCGTCCGCTCGCGTGCCTCCTGCCGCGTGGATCACTCAGATTGAGAAACATCGTGCTGGCATTCAGGAATCCACAGGATGGGTGAATACCTATCGAAGCGGCGGTGAGATCCAGGTCGAGGCTCCGCTGACATCTGCCGTCGAGGCACTGTTAACAGCGTGCCAAGGCAAGATTTCCGAAGTCGGCGGTGTGTACTACCTGCACTCAGGGGCGCCAGACGCTCCCGTTATCGCATTTACCGACGACGACATCCTTTCTACCGAAGAGCAGGAATTCACGCCGTTCCTTGGGCTGGCGGATACCATCAACGGGGTGTCGGCGAATTATCCTTCGCCTGTTGATGGATGGGTCGCAAAGACCGCACCGCCGCTGTACAGGACCGACCTTGAGGCACTCGACGGCAACCGCCGCTTAATGGCCGATGTCGACCTGAATTTTGTTCCATATGCGGAGCAGGTTCAGCGACTGATGAGGTCTGCCCTTGAGGAGGCGCGGCGGTTCCGCAGGCACACGATTGTGCTGCCTCCTCGCTTCTGGGCCTACGCGACGCCTGGCACGGTGTTCTCTTGGACATCGGAGCGTAATGGCTACGTCGCCAAACTGATGCGCATCGACGGTGTGGCGGATCGCGCCAACCTCGACGTGATGATCGACATCACCGAGGTTGATCCTGCCGACTACGACTGGGATACGGATGCTGATTTCCAGCCACCGGTAGACGGTCAGTTGGGCGTCATTCGTCCAACGCCACAGGCGATTGTAGATTGGTTCGCTGAGCCAGCGACGATTAAGGATGCGGCTGGCGATGACCGTCGGCCAGCTATCAGGCTGACATGGGACAACACAGACGGACGCCTCGACGATGTCATCGGCATTGAGTACGAGATCCGCCTTCAAGCCTCGTTAGAAAAGGTAACAGAGGGCCGCACCGACCAGCCGCAGGTTGGCTCGATGCTGATCTCTCAGAGCCTTCTGCCTAACCAAAGCTACGTCGTTCGCGGGCGCTACATCCCCGGCGGAGACAGGCCGGTGCTCTGGTCAGGGTTTATCCCAGTCATCACGCCGAACGTACTGCTCTCCGACAAGGATGTTTTTGTCGACGTCGACATTGAGGGCATCGAAGATGCTCTTGGTTGGCTGCGGAACAGTACCAGGACCGCGCAGGATGCCATCGACGGCCTAATCGCTGCACAGATGGAAATGGCCACCGTTGCCTACAAAGACACCAGAAATCTCGCGAGAGAGCTGTCTGTCGAGTTGGGCGAGGCGAGGGCCGAGTATCGCGAAGAGATCCAGCTTGCCGTCAGCGAAACGATGGCAGTTGCGGGCAAAGTCGAAACTCTGACGGCGGCCCTCGGCGGCAGTTCGGCGTTCGTCAATGTTGCTTGGGCTGCTGTTGCGGCTCCAACTGGATACGCGGCACGATACGGCATCACGGCTGCGGTAGACGATGGAGCCTACCGAGCGGCTTCATTGCTTCTAGATGTTCCGGCAAACCCGGCATCGCCAACACGCGTGATTGTGCAGGCAGGCCAGTTCGTTGTCGCCAGCGATGACGGCTCGACGATCAAGCAGCCGTTCACTGTCACCGGTGGCGTGCTGTACGCCAACGACATCAGGGCTAACAGCCTGTCGGCGTTCTCGTCGGTATTGGGCAATGTCGACATTTCGAATGCCTACATTGGTACGCTGACTGTTGGCACGTCGAACATCGATCCTGGGGCTGTCAGTGTTGCCGTTTCTGCCGCTTCTGGAACTCTGGTGGTGAATCACGGCTTAGGTGCTCCAAACATCCTCGTGGTTTGGAAAACAAGGGGAACCATGTCCACGACGGTCAACCCTCCCGGCTTAGCGACCGCAGCCATGACCATCTCGGAAAGTGGCAACGTTATCGACACTATGCACAGCTCATCTGTTCAGAGTGGAGCAACGGCTTACGTGACCTCCTCTGTGAACTTTGTCCCGCCGTCTGGCAGGACGCAGACCACCTTCACGATTGGCAGCGGGTCTGGGCCTTCGGGAAACCTTCAAAGCGGAAGCCTCGTTTCGCAGATAACAGCGCTCGTCTTCAAGCGCTGA
- a CDS encoding DUF3168 domain-containing protein, producing the protein MADPVLELQGAIIARLRADAAVTALVSNRVADIPQSTWAKPYICIGPSNYVAELIDCVDGGEIMIQIDCWSDAPVLSQVRQVSDAVRRALRGWEPSLATNALVSFEPWRTDIVTDGALKQASLRYTAIVEEP; encoded by the coding sequence ATGGCTGACCCGGTTCTTGAGTTGCAGGGTGCTATTATCGCGCGCCTGAGGGCCGACGCCGCCGTAACAGCGCTAGTCAGCAATCGAGTTGCGGACATTCCGCAGTCCACGTGGGCCAAGCCATATATCTGCATCGGGCCGTCTAACTACGTCGCTGAATTGATCGACTGTGTTGATGGCGGCGAGATCATGATTCAGATCGACTGCTGGTCTGATGCGCCGGTTCTTTCGCAAGTACGGCAGGTGTCTGACGCTGTACGTCGTGCGCTGCGTGGCTGGGAACCGTCGCTTGCGACAAACGCGCTCGTTTCGTTTGAACCATGGCGAACCGACATCGTGACCGACGGCGCGCTCAAGCAGGCATCGCTTCGCTACACCGCGATCGTCGAAGAGCCGTAA